In Rubrobacter radiotolerans DSM 5868, a genomic segment contains:
- a CDS encoding excalibur calcium-binding domain-containing protein, with the protein MKRLMYAAVLTLVSVLFFAPAALAQNVYNCDDFATQEEAQAVYNQDPSDPNLLDDDGDGIACETLPSGPSPSASDDDNDEDSATAAQYQYGTPVSEGDTSSASTYYTELPDTGGPAFAALLGALIIGAGAVRLIRR; encoded by the coding sequence ATGAAGAGGCTTATGTACGCGGCAGTGTTGACCCTCGTTTCGGTGCTGTTCTTCGCCCCCGCAGCCCTGGCTCAGAACGTCTACAACTGCGACGACTTTGCAACGCAGGAAGAGGCGCAGGCGGTCTACAACCAAGACCCGAGCGACCCGAACCTCCTCGACGACGATGGCGACGGCATAGCCTGCGAGACGCTGCCAAGCGGGCCGAGCCCATCCGCCAGCGACGATGATAACGATGAAGATTCCGCAACGGCCGCGCAGTACCAATACGGGACGCCGGTCAGTGAGGGAGACACGTCCAGCGCCTCCACGTATTACACGGAGCTGCCCGACACCGGCGGCCCGGCATTCGCGGCGCTTCTGGGAGCGCTCATCATCGGTGCGGGGGCTGTGCGCCTGATCCGGCGCTAG
- a CDS encoding TrkH family potassium uptake protein: MHPRVIANALGVVLAAVGATMIVPTAYALLYGDGNFLPFLLPMLAGVTGGAALFYSTRSSEQSYVSIRDVFLIVVSGWFLVGTLGAVPFVVSGALGPVNAFFDSMAGFTTTGASTISTPEGLDPSLLLWRSMSQWAGGIGIIVLFVAIAPIVGFGATQLYAAEMPNPTQERLTPRIQDTAKVLTYIYLSLTAGIALALLLAGMGAFDAVNHALTTVSTGGYSTRSDSVAAFDSAAIEYVIVFGMIFSGTNFGFYFLAIQGRLRRALRSPELLAYLGIISVATLLLTLSLFRDGAAGSLSESFRAALFQSASLSTGTAFTTESWDAWDPFAQSILMLLMAIGGCAGSTSGGIKVVRAVVLTKNALQDALRLLHPRAVTPLKLGERIIPERLRQGVLGFVFIYLATLALGTVIIAAHGVAVGDAFGSVFACINITGTSLGSAGDPAFYASLPPSAKLVLTFCMLMGRLELLTVLVVLTPAFWRR; the protein is encoded by the coding sequence TTGCACCCTAGGGTGATCGCGAACGCCCTGGGCGTCGTGCTCGCGGCGGTCGGGGCTACGATGATCGTTCCGACGGCCTACGCGCTCCTCTACGGCGACGGGAACTTCCTGCCGTTCCTACTCCCGATGCTCGCCGGGGTTACGGGCGGGGCGGCGCTGTTCTACTCAACGAGAAGCAGCGAGCAGAGCTACGTCTCGATCCGGGACGTCTTTCTGATCGTGGTCTCTGGCTGGTTTCTTGTCGGGACGCTCGGGGCGGTTCCGTTCGTCGTCTCGGGAGCGCTCGGTCCGGTCAACGCCTTCTTTGACTCGATGGCCGGGTTCACGACGACCGGGGCCTCGACGATAAGCACTCCGGAGGGGCTCGATCCGTCGCTCCTTCTGTGGCGGAGCATGTCGCAGTGGGCCGGGGGGATCGGCATCATCGTCCTCTTTGTCGCCATCGCCCCGATTGTCGGCTTCGGCGCAACGCAGCTCTACGCCGCCGAGATGCCGAACCCCACCCAGGAGCGCCTGACCCCCCGCATCCAGGACACGGCGAAGGTCCTGACCTACATCTACCTCTCGCTCACGGCCGGGATCGCGCTCGCCCTCCTGCTCGCTGGGATGGGGGCCTTCGACGCCGTAAACCACGCCCTTACGACCGTCTCGACCGGGGGCTACTCGACGCGCTCGGACTCGGTAGCGGCCTTCGACTCGGCGGCCATCGAGTACGTGATCGTCTTCGGGATGATCTTCTCCGGGACGAACTTCGGCTTCTACTTTCTTGCGATCCAGGGCCGCCTCCGGCGCGCACTCCGGAGCCCGGAGCTTCTTGCGTACCTCGGGATCATCTCCGTAGCCACGCTCCTCCTTACGCTCTCGCTCTTCCGGGACGGTGCCGCCGGGAGTCTGTCCGAGTCCTTTCGCGCCGCGCTCTTTCAGAGCGCGAGCCTCTCCACGGGTACGGCGTTCACGACGGAGAGCTGGGACGCGTGGGACCCGTTCGCGCAGAGCATCCTCATGCTCCTCATGGCTATCGGCGGCTGCGCGGGCTCGACAAGCGGGGGGATAAAGGTCGTGCGCGCCGTCGTCCTCACGAAGAACGCCCTTCAGGACGCGCTGCGCCTTTTGCACCCTCGCGCCGTAACGCCTCTCAAGCTCGGGGAGCGGATCATCCCGGAGAGGCTCCGTCAGGGGGTGCTCGGGTTCGTGTTTATCTACCTTGCGACGCTCGCCCTCGGGACGGTCATCATCGCCGCGCACGGCGTGGCTGTGGGCGACGCCTTCGGATCGGTCTTCGCCTGCATCAACATCACCGGCACGTCCCTCGGATCGGCCGGAGACCCGGCCTTCTACGCCTCGCTTCCCCCGAGCGCGAAGCTGGTCCTCACCTTCTGCATGCTCATGGGCCGCCTGGAACTCCTGACAGTGCTCGTCGTCCTCACCCCGGCGTTCTGGAGGCGGTAG